The candidate division WOR-3 bacterium genome includes the window CTGGTAATATATCCTTAGATTTAACCACATATCCCAATCAAAAACCGCAAATAAATTTTCGTGCCCAGCAGATTGATTTGAAGGACATCGGAAATATTATTGGCAAAAAACCGCCAACCCAAGGCACAATTAATTTACAATTTATGTCAATTGCTTTTAGTGACAGTGATGGCTTTAATCAAATACCAAATAATTCAGGTTATTATATCGTGCTGTCAGGTAAAGACTTAAAAATACCTATAAGTTTATTCGCAAAGCAAGAAAACTTTAAACTCAAAACTCTAAACTCTAAATTCCATAATAATATTTCAGTAATTGAACTCAAATATCTGAAAGGCACAGCGACTTTTGACGATTTTGGCTTTCAACTGAAACAGTTAACTTTTGTTTATGCCCAAGATACTTCAACGATTACAGGAAAAATTAATTTTGCCTCTAACAATTCAAGTGATTATGGCATTGATTTAAATATTGTTTTTCGAGATCCCGGGGCTTGGATATTTTTCTTTCTCAAAACTGTCTTAAATGTCCAATACGCCAAAATTTATGGTCAAGGCAAAATAACCGGCACGTTTAATCATCCTGTTCTATCTGGAGAAGTTAAAGTCTTTGATGCAAGATTACTTATTAACTCAACCCAAACTTTATGCCACAAAGTAAATGCCAAATTGATTTTCCATAATCAAAAAGTCTTTCTTGATAATTTAAAGGGGTACACCAGTAATGGGATTATTCAAGCCCACGGTTTTACCGAATTATTTAACTTCACTCGATTAGAGACTTTGTCCTGTCAAATCGAATTTCAAGATATACCAATTAGGCCGCATAAAGATATTATGGGTATCGCTTCGGGCAAGGTCTTCATTGATTATAAACCAATGGCTAATCAAAGCTCTAATCCCTTATCTTTATCTGGTGCTGTAGTAATTAAAGAAGGTCTTTTAACAAATGAATTTGCTGAGCCAACCTCAATTAGTAGCAGTCAGCAACTTGATATTAATTTAAATTTAACTATCTCTGCTGAAAGAGGAATTTGGCTGCGAAATCGATTGTGCGATATCGAACTTTCCGCAAACTTAAATATTTTTTCCCAGACATCCATTAATGTTATAATACCAACTCAATTAACCCAACCGACACGAAGTGTAATCGTTTATTCCGGCCAGTTACGAGCAATTCAGGGTATTTTCTATTATCTTGACCATCCATTAAAGATAACCAAAGGAGTTATTAACTTTGATAATATTTCTGAACTCAACCCTTCACTTGATATTAACGCAGAAGTATTAACACGGCCAATTGAAATATCGTCTGGCTTAAAAGAACGGGTCAAAATTATACTTTCGCTAACCGGCCGTTTTAAGGAACCGATTTTTACCTTATCATCCGACCCCGCAGTGCTTACAGAAAATGATATTATCAGTTATCTTAATTTCAATGTCACTTGGCAAGAAATGACCTCACAAGAATTCAAAGATGCCTTCAGCACTGCCTTATCAGAAAAACTCTTTGGATATTTTGAACGCGAACTCACAAAAAGAATCCGCAATCTGACATTGTTAGACTATTTATCGATTGAAAGTGGTTTACTTTCTAAAACTGGCGCTAAAATTACGGTCGGTAAATATATTGGTTCGCGGCTATATTTTACTTACGAATACAACATTTCCGGGACTTCCAATGATATCTTTCGTTTAGAATATTATATTGCAAAATCACATCAAATAATCGGCGAACGAGATGTTAATAATCGTTATAATCTTAAATATCAATATAAAATCCGCTATTGAAAGTAATATGAGCAATCGCATATGATGTTTATAACCACTAACTATCTTAAATATCAGTACAAAATTCGCTATCGAAAAATATAAACCAATACAAGTAATAACATATGATGTTCACAATCACTAATAATCTTAAATATCAATATAAATCCGCCATTTAATAATATAAAACAACAAATATAAGCAATCGCATATGATTTTGATAATCACTTATAATTTCAAATATCAATATAAAATCCGCTCTAAAAATAATTATACAAGATAATGTTAAGAAATAAGTGTAGGTCGAGAATTTCAACCTATACTAAGATAATGAATAGGTAAGAAAAAATGTTCGCTCAAGTTGCTATCCCTAAAACAATTCTGGAAACTTTAACCTATGCAGTTCCAGAAAAACTTAACACGCAGGTCAAAGTCGGTTCGTTAGTCAAGGTGCCCTTAAGAAAAAAAATGGTTGTCGGCATCGTTATAGATTTACAAGAAAATCTCAATGATAAACACCAAAACTATGAAATTAAAGATATCGATGAAGTTATTCATCCCGATTTTTTAGATAATAATTTTGTATCCTTACTTTCTTGGATAAAAAGATATTATTTTGTTAATTGGGGCCAAATGCTAAATTTAGCTATCCCCCAAGAAATTTACTGTTTATCTTCTAAAAATAAGAATAGCATTGACTGTCTTCAGTCAAAAGCAACAGGTCGGCCAAAACCCATAACCTACGAAACAAGCCCAAAATTGTCTCAAAATAGCAATACATTACATCAGTTTGCTTGGGGACTAAGTAAAGTGAGTTATCAAATAAAAAATAATCGCTTCCGAGTATTCTTATTATTTAACCCTAATGGAGTTGACCTTACAGAACTTTATTTAAAAATGATTGAAGAAGCAGTTAGATTAAAAAAATCGGCTATTATTTTAGTTCCGGAAATCAATCTAACTGCTAAATTTATTGCTCTGTTTCAATCACGACTCTTTAGTAATTTCTTTTGTCTCCATTCGGGCTTAAAACGCTCCGAACGGAAGCATATTTGGTGGCAAATCCAATCAAGCGATTTTTCTGTGGTTTTAGGAACGCGCACCGCAATCTTTGCTCCAGTAAAAAACTTGGGTCTGCTCATTGTGGATAATGAGCAGGATGTAACTTATAAGGAACAAGAAAGACTCTTTCATTATAACGCTCGAGACATTGCTTTGGTCAGAGGTCAAAAAAGCGAAGCCGTAGTTATCTTGTCTAGCGCCACTCCGTCTTGTGAATCCTTTTATAATGCTGAGATTAAAAAATACGAACTAATTATGCCATATCGCAATTTAGAAAAAAGAAAAAAAGGCTTCAATAGCCGAACCTTACTGATTGATATGCGCCGAAGTCGAGATAAAGTTATCTCTTCCCAATTACGCAATGCAATTATTTCCAATTGTCGTCAGAATCGACTAGTGGTATTGTTCTTAAACCGATTAGGCTATGCTCGAATCTTAAGTTGTAATGAATGTGGTTATATTCCCTTATGTCCAAATTGTGGAATAAGTCTAACTTACCATCGTGAAAAGCAACTCTTGCTCTGTCATATTTGTCAATCCCGTCAGCCAATTTTTGATTTCTGTCCCCAATGCAAAGGAAGTGATTTTTTTCTCCACGGTTTTGGTAGCGAGAAGGTCGAGTCAGAAGTGAAGAAGTTTATTAATCCCAATAATGTACTACGCTATGATTCTGATGTTCAAACCCAATTAAAAGATGATATTAATCAAATAATTTGTGAGCGCAATATTAAAGTGTTTGTTACCACCAAATTAGGTATCCGAAATTTAGATTTCTCTAATATCGGATTGGTGGGCATAATTCTTGCTGATACCTCACTTTTTTTACCGGATTTCCGCGCCCAGGAGCGCACTTTTCAAGAATTGAGGCAGATTATTATCACCTCTTTACACAATCCAGAAACTAAAGTCATTATCCAAAGTTATCATCCAGACCATCCTGCACTTTGTTATGCAGTTCAGGCAGATTATAAAAAATTTTATAATTATGAAATCAAACTTCGACAAAAACTCAATTATCCACCATTCTCTCGGCTAGCTCTAATTAGTATCTCATCCAATCAAAAAGAAATTGTACTAAGAGTTACAGAAAATCTTACCAAGCGAATAGTTGAAATTAGTTCCCAACTTAATATGTTCTCAAATGGTGAAAATATTAAAAAGGCTTACAACCAAAAATTTCAATGCCAATCTGACTTAATCAAATTATTAGGACCAAGTTTATTATCTTTTACCAAAGGTCCATATCGCTTTACCTGCCAGATATTAATAAAACTAAAACCAAATTTATCTTTATCTAATTTAATTTCAAAAGAAGATATTAACTCCTATATTAATAAGGATATAAATAAGAAGGATGTAAAAATTGATATTAACATTGACCCTATTTAGAAAATCGCCCAAAAATTAAATCATCGCATAATCCCCTGAACCCAATGCGCAAAAGATACTATTTGATTAGTATCTTACCATTTCGAGCCCAAAAAGACTTTTGCTAGGTTTTCCACAGGATTAATAGAAAGTAAAGTAGTGTTAAATCTCAATTAGTAAGTTTTATTATAAAACTTTTCCAAAAGACTAAATCGCTTTGCTCAAGAATTCGGTTCTCACTTCCTTAAACAATAATCTATTTTATAATCTAATAAATTCATTTTAAGACTTACTACAAAACTCATAAAAAAATACTTTTCCCGATGGTTAAAAAATGTTTTATTAGATAGAGTTCAGTAAGTGCTTCGTTATTTGCTATTTAAGCATCTTACCGAAAATTTTTGTAATACCAACCGCAGTGGAGGGAATCATACCATCCATTTACAAGATTATTGAATTAACAATATGAGACTTAAGATGTTAGTTAAAATTTCTGTTCATTTTTTTGTATAAATATATGTATAATTTTTATTAGTCTGGCATATAAAAATAAGATACGGTGTTGAATAAAAGTTTCCTGTTGTGCCATCGTGAGTAAACTAAAAACCTCAGATATGTATATTTTTGGTCTTGGAATTTTTACTATGCCCTGTAATACGATATTCTCAAATCACTTTATTACGATTAATTTTACCTTAGTCATCTCGTCATTTACTTGCACGAAATAGATACCGTTCTTAATACCATCAAGCAAAATTTTTTCTGTCTTAGAACCTGTAATTTTTTCTTCTCTAATTACTTTTCCTGTCACATCATAAATTCGTATGCGATAAGTCCAAAGTCGGCAGGCACCAAACAAATCGCGGACCGTAAAATATCTCTTTGCCGGATTGGGATAAATTTTGGACAATGAATATTTTGCATCAAACGAAAAACGTTTATCTTCAGTTCCCAAGGGTCCGTTCAAAAAGGGTCGGTAATTGACTCTGCCTTTAGTCGAGTCGTCCTCAAAATCATAAATCTTTTGCGCAATCACATTTGTATCAACAGTGAACCAGTAATTATCTCTTGCATTTATCGTATCGGCAGTATTATTAAAAATAGTATATCCAATTGGATTTAGATTGTTAAGATTATTATAATTAAGCCTGACAGAACCTCCGCTAATTCTTATTGTTATCATAGTGTTATCAATTATTGAATTATTCGTAATGATTGCGAAACCCAAACCAGCATTGCAAATACCGCCACCATTATCAGCATTATTGTTAGTTATTGTATTATTAGTAAGTATTGCCTGGTCGCCATTGTAAATACCGCCGCCATAATTAGCATAGTTATCTGTGATTGTATTATTGGCGATTGTCGCCGAGTCGTAATTGCAGATACCGC containing:
- the priA gene encoding primosomal protein N', which codes for MFAQVAIPKTILETLTYAVPEKLNTQVKVGSLVKVPLRKKMVVGIVIDLQENLNDKHQNYEIKDIDEVIHPDFLDNNFVSLLSWIKRYYFVNWGQMLNLAIPQEIYCLSSKNKNSIDCLQSKATGRPKPITYETSPKLSQNSNTLHQFAWGLSKVSYQIKNNRFRVFLLFNPNGVDLTELYLKMIEEAVRLKKSAIILVPEINLTAKFIALFQSRLFSNFFCLHSGLKRSERKHIWWQIQSSDFSVVLGTRTAIFAPVKNLGLLIVDNEQDVTYKEQERLFHYNARDIALVRGQKSEAVVILSSATPSCESFYNAEIKKYELIMPYRNLEKRKKGFNSRTLLIDMRRSRDKVISSQLRNAIISNCRQNRLVVLFLNRLGYARILSCNECGYIPLCPNCGISLTYHREKQLLLCHICQSRQPIFDFCPQCKGSDFFLHGFGSEKVESEVKKFINPNNVLRYDSDVQTQLKDDINQIICERNIKVFVTTKLGIRNLDFSNIGLVGIILADTSLFLPDFRAQERTFQELRQIIITSLHNPETKVIIQSYHPDHPALCYAVQADYKKFYNYEIKLRQKLNYPPFSRLALISISSNQKEIVLRVTENLTKRIVEISSQLNMFSNGENIKKAYNQKFQCQSDLIKLLGPSLLSFTKGPYRFTCQILIKLKPNLSLSNLISKEDINSYINKDINKKDVKIDINIDPI
- a CDS encoding T9SS type A sorting domain-containing protein, producing the protein MITIRISGGSVRLNYNNLNNLNPIGYTIFNNTADTINARDNYWFTVDTNVIAQKIYDFEDDSTKGRVNYRPFLNGPLGTEDKRFSFDAKYSLSKIYPNPAKRYFTVRDLFGACRLWTYRIRIYDVTGKVIREEKITGSKTEKILLDGIKNGIYFVQVNDEMTKVKLIVIK